The Rhizobium sp. CCGE531 genomic sequence CGGGCCGACGACCACGGCGAGCGTGCCCGCCGTCGTATTCGCCAGGCCGACATTAGCCGGCTTGATATTGACGTCCGCGCTCATGCGACCCGCCGACCTTCCCGCCAGACAGACCGCGTGACGGGCACGCCATGATCGCGACGGACGCGCACGAGATCGGCGCGCAGGCCCTCGGCAATGCGGCCACGGTCGTTCAGGCTGACGGTCCTTGCCGGCGTCGCCGTGACCATGGCGATCGCCCGCGGCAGCGAAATGCCCTCGACTTCGTCCGCGAGGATGAAGGGCGCATGCAGCAGGCTGAGCGGCACGTAGTCGGAGGAAAGCACGTCCAGCACGTCGAGCTCGGCCAGATCGCGGGCGGCGATATTGCCGGAATGCGACTTGCCGCGCACGATGTTCGGCGCGCCCATCAGCACGCTCATGCCGGCGCCGTGCGAAGCCTTCGCAGCATCGATGCTGGTCGGGAATTCCGCCAGGCGAACGCCGTAATTGATCGCTTCGTCGACATGGGCGAGCGTCGCGTCGTCATGGCTGGCAACCGTAATGCCGCGCTCGGCACAGACCTTGGAGATCGCGTCGCGATGCGGCGTCGCGTATTTGGCCGATTCTTCCTGGCGCTTGGCCACGAAACGGGCGAAAGCCTCGTCGCTGAGCCCGCGCTTCTTCTGATAGTAGAAAATGTACTGATCCATGGTCTGGAACTGGCGCTGGCCCGGCGCATGGTCCATCAGCGAGACCAAGCGCACATACGGATCCTTCTCGAAATCCTGGAAATGATCGAGAAC encodes the following:
- a CDS encoding alpha-D-ribose 1-methylphosphonate 5-triphosphate diphosphatase; amino-acid sequence: MTKETVLSNARIVLEDRIVEGSVLIRDGRIAGISEGKSAIGEDFEGDYLIPGLVELHTDHLEAHYSPRPGVRWNKTAAIQAHDAQIVTSGITTVFDCLRMGSDEDGGFEKGEMRDMADAIQAAQSEDRLRADHLIHLRCEVSSDNVLDHFQDFEKDPYVRLVSLMDHAPGQRQFQTMDQYIFYYQKKRGLSDEAFARFVAKRQEESAKYATPHRDAISKVCAERGITVASHDDATLAHVDEAINYGVRLAEFPTSIDAAKASHGAGMSVLMGAPNIVRGKSHSGNIAARDLAELDVLDVLSSDYVPLSLLHAPFILADEVEGISLPRAIAMVTATPARTVSLNDRGRIAEGLRADLVRVRRDHGVPVTRSVWREGRRVA